Proteins encoded within one genomic window of Uranotaenia lowii strain MFRU-FL unplaced genomic scaffold, ASM2978415v1 HiC_scaffold_155, whole genome shotgun sequence:
- the LOC129759426 gene encoding glucose-6-phosphate isomerase: protein MSKELLSEDPVYQQIQQYYQQHGDSINIKKIFQEDDIRFDKFSLRVSTPADGDILLDYSKNRVTDELWSLMLELAESRDVAKMRNNMFAGDRINITENRAVLHIALRNRSNTPILVDGKDVMPEVNAVLEHMKEFTNQVLDGVWRGYTNRKISDVVNIGIGGSDLGPLMVSEALKAYNTGIRSHFVSNVDGTHIAETLKKLDPETTLFIIASKTFTTQETITNATAAKNWFLEHCSEPSDVAKHFVALSTNKEKVAAFGIDTKNMFEFWDWVGGRYSLWSAIGLSIALAIGFDNFENLLEGAHFMDKHFMTAPLNENAPVILALMGIWYSNFYGAETHALLPYDQYMHRFAAYFQQGDMESNGKGVTKSGKRCNFNTGPIVWGEPGTNGQHAFYQLIHQ, encoded by the exons ATGTCCAAGGAGCTACTATCGGAGGATCCTGTGTATCAGCAGATCCAGCAGTATTACCAGCAACATGGTGATTCGATTAACATCAAGAAAATCTTCCAGGAAGATGACATTCGCTTCGATAAGTTCAG TTTGAGGGTGTCCACTCCGGCCGATGGCGATATTTTGCTGGACTATTCCAAGAATCGCGTAACCGATGAGCTGTGGAGTCTGATGCTGGAATTGGCGGAGTCTCGTGATGTCGCCAAAATGCGGAATAACATGTTTGCCGGTGATCGTATCAACATCACCGAGAATCGTGCTGTTTTGCATATTGCATTGAGAAATCGTTCCAACACACCCATCTTGGTTGATGGCAAGGACGTTATGCCGGAAGTGAACGCCGTGCTGGAGCACATGAAAGAGTTCACAAACCAGGTTTTGGATGGCGTTTGGCGTGGTTATACCAATCGCAAAATTAGCGATGTCGTCAATATTGGCATTGGTGGTTCCGATTTGGGTCCACTTATGGTTTCGGAAGCTTTGAAGGCTTACAACACCGGCATTCGATCGCACTTTGTGTCCAACGTGGACGGAACACACATTGCCGAAACTTTGAAAAAGCTTGACCCGGAAACTACTCTTTTCATCATTGCTTCCAAGACTTTCACGACCCAGGAAACCATCACCAATGCGACTGCTGCTAAGAACTGGTTCTTGGAACATTGCAGCGAACCTTCCGATGTTGCAAAGCATTTCGTGGCTCTGTCCACCAACAAGGAAAAGGTCGCCGCCTTCGGCATTGACACCAAGAACATGTTCGAGTTCTGGGACTGGGTTGGCGGACGTTACTCGCTGTGGTCTGCCATCGGTTTGTCCATCGCATTGGCTATCGGTTTCGATAACTTCGAAAACCTCCTGGAAGGCGCCCACTTCATGGATAAGCATTTCATGACCGCTCCTCTGAATGAAAAT GCCCCGGTCATCCTGGCCCTGATGGGCATCTGGTACTCGAACTTCTACGGTGCCGAGACACATGCGCTGCTGCCGTACGATCAGTATATGCACCGGTTTGCGGCCTACTTCCAGCAGGGCGACATGGAGAGCAACGGCAAGGGTGTCACCAAGTCCGGCAAGCGGTGCAACTTCAACACCGGTCCGATCGTGTGGGGCGAGCCCGGCACCAACGGGCAGCATGCATTTTACCAGCTCATTCATCAG
- the LOC129759431 gene encoding serpin B5-like yields the protein MSVLFFTTLLTYAPKNPTVLRSPHVLMQTMYDLRVISNHDYTCWFQKQPDYHRYVIPDLEFQNRSYEYLSVTNVGVNFAYGSVDHQLWDTTINWIDIFHDRSENYVVKKINEKFREVSKGEISQFMNSSQYNYDWYISLFSMATLKPVWKYGFSEFHTCTFETPESIRTNFMQTPELAINYASIDKFTAVELPLENKFYSLLLLLPNKGDNIDHFVTTIDTPKLMGIYRQLEPTNLTVVIPRNTFEDWHYSKNIYTQSNFAKPFYEFIYRPVRDQAQHPLNERVQKLKVVFDTNGVENAKPLENRKVNKLFLANRPFWFLFVERRVNVILLVGHIKKPGMEMHELNDAMGCPQVEIS from the exons ATGAGTGTTCTATTTTTCACGACGTTGCTAACGTACGCGCCTAAA AATCCAACCGTCCTGAGGTCCCCCCACGTTCTGATGCAGACCATGTACGATCTGCGTGTGATATCCAATCATGATTATACTTGCTGGTTCCAGAAGCAGCCTGATTATCATCGATACGTTATTCCAGATTTGGAGTTCCAAAATCGTAGCTACGAGTACCTTTCGGTGACAAACGTGGGCGTCAACTTTGCCTACGGAAGTGTTGACCACCAGCTTTGGGATACTACGATTAACtggattgatatttttcacgaTCGTTCGGAAAACTATGTTGTGAAAAAGATCAACGAAAAATTTAGAGAAGTGTCGAAAGGTGAAATCAGCCAGTTCATGAATTCATCTCAGTACAACTATGACTGGTACATTTCTTTGTTTAGTATGGCAACGTTGAAACCAGTATGGAAGTACGGATTTTCCGAATTTCACACCTGTACATTTGAAACCCCCGAATCCATACGTACGAACTTTATGCAAACTCCAGAATTGGCAATAAACTACGCATCGATAGATAAGTTTACAGCCGTAGAGTTACCCTTAGAGAATAAATTTTACAGTCTGTTGCTGTTGTTACCCAACAAAGGTGACAACATCGACCATTTCGTAACAACGATCGATACACCGAAGCTGATGGGAATCTACAGGCAGCTTGAACCAACTAACCTTACGGTTGTGATTCCTAGGAACACTTTCGAGGATTGGCactattcaaaaaatatctacaCCCAAAGCAATTTTGCCAAACCCTTCTATGAATTCATCTATCGCCCGGTTCGAGACCAAGCTCAGCATCCCCTCAATGAAAGGGTTCAGAAATTGAAGGTTGTTTTCGATACCAATGGTGTGGAAAATG ctaAACCTCTAGAAAATCGAAAAGTCAACAAACTATTTCTGGCCAACAGACCTTTCTGGTTTCTGTTTGTGGAACGCCGAGTGAACGTTATCCTACTGGTTGGTCACATTAAAAAGCCGGGAATGGAAATGCATGAATTGAACGATGCCATGGGCTGTCCGCAAGTAGAGATAAGTTAG